One window of Dehalobacterium formicoaceticum genomic DNA carries:
- a CDS encoding YraN family protein, whose amino-acid sequence MTYTRLATGKLGEDMAAAELKQRGYRIVSRNFRCRLGEIDIIGELDGRLIFIEVKTRTSLAFGLPQETVHYRKQEKIKKVAQFYLAATGQFQRDIGFCVVAVQLDQEGKVKKIEVIEDAF is encoded by the coding sequence TTGACCTATACCAGACTGGCCACGGGTAAGCTCGGTGAAGATATGGCGGCAGCGGAGCTAAAGCAGCGGGGCTATCGCATTGTTTCCCGTAATTTCCGCTGTCGTCTGGGGGAAATCGACATCATTGGAGAACTGGATGGTCGACTCATTTTCATCGAGGTAAAGACCCGCACTTCGTTAGCTTTTGGCCTGCCCCAGGAAACGGTGCATTATCGCAAGCAGGAAAAAATCAAAAAGGTCGCCCAATTTTATCTTGCCGCAACCGGGCAATTTCAACGGGATATTGGTTTTTGTGTGGTGGCAGTGCAATTGGATCAGGAGGGAAAAGTCAAAAAAATCGAAGTTATCGAGGATGCCTTCTAA
- the mmsA gene encoding CoA-acylating methylmalonate-semialdehyde dehydrogenase codes for MDYTKDYIKVRNFINGAWIEEAACDQLTIYNPSTGEAIGEVPCTGQERVQEAIDAAHTAYQTWRKESVHKRVSYLFELRNKMKEYVEELASIIAVDQAKHIEDARGEVNRVIQIVETACAIPMLTRGEKIEIGGGMEGQIVRKPLGVIAGISPHNFPALIFGWFIPYAIGTGNTIVYKASEQSPLFMQRMMEIFQEIGLPPGVVNLVNGDYNVGESLMASPKVRGVCFVGSTPVGKHISEVCGREGKRAMVLAGAKNSLLVMEDVKMEGFIGQYLNSCYGAAGQRCMAGSVIAAVPEIYDQVKTAMIEAAQKLKVGDATDPSVFVGPVISQKHLDRVLEYVELGLKEGANLALDGRNPQLPEKNQEGYFIGPTILSEVTPEMRVAQEEIFGPVVSLMKVDNLDHALEVMNSSQFGNGGAIFTQNGYYTQKFLDEIEVGMAGVNVGVPAPVPYLPFGGTKNSIFGSGIKAQGQDGVEFFTQRKVATIKYFPEETHQATPKEEASKSAF; via the coding sequence TTGGATTATACTAAAGACTATATCAAGGTGCGAAATTTTATTAATGGTGCATGGATTGAAGAAGCGGCCTGTGATCAGCTGACTATCTATAACCCATCTACCGGAGAGGCAATTGGAGAAGTTCCCTGTACCGGTCAGGAAAGGGTACAGGAAGCCATTGATGCTGCCCATACCGCCTATCAAACCTGGCGTAAGGAATCCGTCCACAAGCGGGTTTCCTATCTGTTTGAGCTGCGTAATAAGATGAAGGAATATGTGGAGGAATTGGCTTCGATCATTGCCGTTGACCAAGCGAAGCATATTGAGGATGCCCGGGGCGAGGTAAATCGAGTGATTCAGATTGTGGAGACGGCCTGTGCCATCCCCATGCTGACCCGGGGGGAAAAAATCGAAATCGGGGGCGGTATGGAGGGACAAATAGTGCGTAAGCCCTTAGGGGTGATCGCCGGGATTTCGCCCCATAACTTCCCCGCTTTGATTTTTGGCTGGTTCATTCCTTATGCTATTGGTACCGGGAATACCATTGTCTATAAAGCCAGCGAGCAATCTCCTTTATTTATGCAAAGAATGATGGAAATATTTCAAGAAATTGGACTGCCCCCGGGAGTGGTCAACCTGGTAAACGGAGATTATAATGTAGGAGAAAGCCTGATGGCCAGTCCTAAGGTGCGGGGGGTTTGTTTTGTCGGCTCCACCCCGGTGGGCAAGCATATTTCAGAGGTATGCGGTCGCGAAGGAAAGAGGGCCATGGTTTTGGCCGGGGCCAAAAATTCTCTGCTGGTGATGGAAGACGTGAAAATGGAGGGCTTTATCGGTCAATATCTTAATTCCTGCTATGGTGCCGCGGGGCAAAGATGTATGGCCGGCTCCGTAATTGCCGCTGTACCGGAAATTTATGACCAGGTCAAGACAGCCATGATCGAGGCAGCTCAAAAACTGAAGGTGGGGGACGCCACCGATCCCAGCGTTTTTGTAGGGCCGGTGATCTCTCAGAAACATTTGGACCGGGTTCTGGAATATGTGGAGCTTGGTCTAAAAGAAGGGGCTAATTTGGCTTTGGATGGCAGAAATCCACAGCTTCCGGAAAAAAATCAAGAAGGATATTTTATCGGTCCCACGATTTTATCGGAGGTTACACCGGAAATGCGGGTAGCTCAGGAGGAGATTTTCGGTCCTGTGGTTTCCCTGATGAAGGTGGACAATCTGGATCATGCCCTGGAAGTCATGAACAGCTCTCAATTTGGCAATGGGGGGGCCATTTTCACCCAAAACGGCTATTATACCCAAAAGTTCCTGGATGAGATTGAAGTAGGGATGGCCGGTGTCAATGTTGGGGTGCCTGCTCCTGTGCCCTATCTGCCCTTTGGCGGGACCAAGAACTCCATTTTCGGCAGCGGTATTAAAGCCCAGGGACAAGACGGTGTAGAGTTCTTCACCCAACGGAAGGTAGCCACCATTAAATATTTCCCGGAGGAGACTCATCAGGCGACACCAAAGGAAGAAGCGAGTAAAAGTGCATTTTAA